The Candidatus Amarolinea dominans DNA segment GCGACCGGCCTCGGTGGCCAGGCGCTTGTCCCCGCGGCCCACGAAGGTCGCTGGCTCACTGTTCTGCGCCATCCACAGGCGCACCGTGGGCGTGGCGCTGCAACTCACCGGGTTCAGGCTGCCGTCCGCAAACAGATACGCGGTGACATTGGCTTGATCGGCCTGGCTGACCGCCGCGCCGTTGTGCGGCCACACGATCTCGATCCTGGCCTGCATCCCGGCGACGGGCGCGGTGGTCGCCACGGGCGCAAGGGCGGTCGGCGCAGGGGTTGGGCCGGGAGTGGGCGTGACCGTCGGCAGGGTGATGATGCCCGGCGTGGCCGTGGGTGTGGGAGTGGGCGTCGCCAGCGCAGTTGGCGTAGCCGTGGCGGTCGGCGTCGGCGTGGCCGTATCGGTCGCGGTCGGCGTGGCTGTATCGGTAGCGGTTGGCATGGCTGTATCGGTAGCGGCGTGACCGTGTCGGTCGGCGTCGTCTCGGTCGGCGTGGCCGTGTCGGTCGGCGTGGGCGTCGCCGTGTCGGTCGGCGTGGGCGTCGCCGTGTCGGTCGGCGTCGGGGTGGCCGTATCCGTTGCCGTCGGCGTTGGCGTAGCCGTGTCGGTCCCGGTCGGAGTAGGCGCGTCGGTCGGCGTCGGGGTGGCCGTATCCGTTGCGGTTGGCGTTGGCGTGGCCGTATCGGTCGGCGTTGGCGTAGCCGTATCGGTCGCGGTCGGCGTCGGGGTGGCCGTATCCGTTGCCGTCGGAGTGGGTGTGGCCGTGGTGGTCGGAGTAGGCGTGTCGGTCGGCGTCGGGGTGGCCGTATCCGTTGCCGTCGGCGTAGGCGTCACCGGGCGGTAGTTGAGCACCAGGCGCGGCTGCAAGGCGCCCGTGGTGATCTCGTTGCTGGCGAGATCGAAACGCACCGGGGCATCGCTGGTGGCCCGGATCAGCAGTCCGAAGTTGGGCGTCTGCCCGCTGAGCCAACGCTGCACGAGCGGCGTGATGTCCAGGCGGTACCAGATGTGGTCGCTGAGCAGCACGCCGGTGGCTGCCGGCGCCTGGCGTTTGTCGCCGCCGGGCGTTCCCCAGGCGGTGCCCGCGGCCGCCTCCTGCCAGGTCACTGTGGCCGGATCCCAGGCCTGCGTCACCTCGTAGGCCGCGATGAAGAGGCGCGTGCTGGCCGAGCGTTGACGGGCGTGAATCTCCAGCGTGGCCTTAGAGACAGCGGCGAAGCCCTGCAGATCGGGCAGGTCAAAGCGCAGCAGCACGGCCGAGCGGCCGCCGGACTGCACGGCCAGCAGTGGTTCTTTGCCGAAATTGGCCGTGGGTGCGTCGGCCCGGATAGCCGCATCGCCGCCGCCCTCGTAACCGGCGCGCCCCTGCTGCAGGATCACCACCCCGGTGGGCACCGTGGTCGGCGTTTCGGTGGGGGTGTCCGTAGCCGTCGGCGTAATGGTTGGGGTGTCGGTCGCGGTCGGCGTGTCGGTCGGCGTTGGTGTGTCGGTCGGCGTCGGGGTATCCGTGGGGGGTATCGGTCGGCGTCGGGGTGTCCGTAGCCGTTGGCGTATCGGTTGCGGTTGGGGTGTCCGTAGCCGTCGGCGTAACGGTTGGGGTGTCGGTCGGCGTCGGGGTGTCCGTAGCCGTTGGCGTGTTAGTCGGCGTCGGCGTGTCGGTCGCGGTCGGTGTGTTCGTTGGCGTCGCCGTGTTCATCGGGGTATCGGTTGGCGTCGGAGTGTCCGTAGGCGTCGGCGTGTTCGTGGCCGTGGGCGTGTTGGTTGGCGTCGGTGTGCGCGTCCGGGTAGCCGTGGGCGTCGGCGTGTTGGTCGCGGTCGGGGTGCGCGTCGGCGTCGGCGTGTTGGTCGGGGTCGGCGTCCGGGTGTGCGTCGGCGTGATGGTCACAGTCGGCGTCGGTGTGTTGGTCGGGGTCGGCGTCCAGGTGCGCGTGGGCGTGATGGTCACAGTCGGCGTCCGGGTAGCCGTGGGCGTTGGTGTGATGGTCACAGTCGGCGTCGGTGTGTTGGTCGGGGTCGGCGTCCGGGTGTGCGTCGGCGTGATGGTCACAGTCGGCGTCGGGGTGTCCGTAGGCGTCGGCATGTTCGTGGCCGTGGGCGTGTTGGTTGGCGTCGGTGTGCGCGTCCGGGTAGCCGTGGGCGTTGGTGTGATGGTCGGGGTCGGGGTCGGGGTGCGCGTAGGCGTCGGCGTGACGGTCACAGTCGGCGTCCGGGTAGCCGTGAGCGTCGGTGTGATGGTCGGGGTCGGGGTCCAGGTGCGCGTCGGCGTGATGGTCACAGTCGGCGTCGGTGTGTTGGTCGGGGTCGGCGTCCGGGTGCGCGTAGGTGTGATGGTCACAGTCGGCGTCCGGGTAGCCGTGGGCGTCGGTGTGATGGTCGGGGTCGGGGTCCAGGTGTGCGTCGGCGTGATGGTCACAGTCGGCGTCCGGGTAGCCGTCGAAGTCGGCGTCCAGGTGCGCGTCGGCGTGATAGTCGGCGTCCAGGTGCGCGTAGGCGTAGGCGTCGGCGTGATGGTCACAGTCGGCGTCCGGGTAGCCGTCGAAGTCGGCGTCCAGGTGCGCGTCGGCGTGACGGTCACAGTCGGCGTCCGGGTAGCCGTCGAAGTCGGCGTCCAGGTGCGCGTCGGCGTGACGGTCACAGTCGGCGTCCGGGTAGCCGTCGAAGTCGGCGTCCAGGTGCGCGTCGGCGTGATAGTCGGCGTCGGCGTCGCTGTGGGCGTCCAGGTCTGGGTACGCGTCGACGTGTTCGTCGGCATAGACGTGGCCGTGGGAGTCCAGGTCGGCGTACGCGTCGGGGTCGGCGTGCGCGTCGGGGTGCGGGTGCGCGTCGGCGTCGGCGCGGTGGGGGTGTTAGTGGGCAGCGGTGGGATGATGACGGTCGGCGTCACTCCACCCGTGGTGACGTTGCGCAGGTCGAGCCAGAGCATGTGCAGGATCGGTTTGATGCCTGAGCCGGTGTATTCGAGCTGGATGTCGGCCCCGTTGTCGAGCTGATTGCCGGCAAAGAGGTCCAACCCATCGAAGGTGGCCCAGCGCCAGGCGCCCGTGCCTTGACGGTTGATGGTCAGGCGACGGCGCGTGCCGGCCGCGTCCGACGCGTAGACGATGTCGAAATCGCTGGTGTCCCTGTCCACGTAGGCCAGGCGCAGGGTGACATTGCCCAGTTGGCGCCCGGCGTGGACCGTGTCCGCCACGTCGAAGCCCAGCCGCGTGGACTGCATCTGCTTGGCGTGGCGCGAGTAAACAGATTCGATGGGAGACGGCAAGCCGGCCGTGCTGCACGAATTGCCGCCGCAGTAGGCGCTGAGATGAACCGACGCGGGTGAGGTCGCGATAACCTTGATGTAGTGTTCGAAGTCGCCAGGCCAGCCGCTGCAGAAAG contains these protein-coding regions:
- a CDS encoding DNRLRE domain-containing protein, which translates into the protein MVILQQGRAGYEGGGDAAIRADAPTANFGKEPLLAVQSGGRSAVLLRFDLPDLQGFAAVSKATLEIHARQRSASTRLFIAAYEVTQAWDPATVTWQEAAAGTAWGTPGGDKRQAPAATGVLLSDHIWYRLDITPLVQRWLSGQTPNFGLLIRATSDAPVRFDLASNEITTGALQPRLVLNYRPVTPTPTATDTATPTPTDTPTPTTTATPTPTATDTATPTPTATDTATPTPTDTATPTPTATDTATPTPTDAPTPTGTDTATPTPTATDTATPTPTDTATPTPTDTATPTPTDTATPTETTPTDTVTPLPIQPCQPLPIQPRRPRPIRPRRRRPPRLRQLRWRRPLPHPRPRRASSPCRRSRPLPAQPLRRPPLRPWRPPRPSPGCRPGSRSCGRTTARRSARPIKPMSPRICLRTAA